A single region of the Musa acuminata AAA Group cultivar baxijiao chromosome BXJ1-11, Cavendish_Baxijiao_AAA, whole genome shotgun sequence genome encodes:
- the LOC135597810 gene encoding filament-like plant protein 3 isoform X2: protein MDRRSWLWRRKPSDKSPGETESSGSVSSEMHSGEQEVLKTSINSSPNHVQSPEVSSKDVSHEDNETIKLLNEKLSAALLNVSAKEDLVKQHGKIAEEAVLGWENAEKEISSLKQHLEAASRENSSLEDRVVHLDAALKECVRQLRQTREDQEQKVHDAITKNTHEWESEKLELEIQLTELQAKMEAKAETTTSFDYRLRTKIEILEEENSALKVELDTLTGNLQMQTIDLELSTRTAEATSKQHLDSIRKVARLEAECRRLRTAARKLSLANEHKVISNSHYVESVTDSQSDAGEQLLSLDNEQSCSDSWVSALITELDQFKMEKSSTKCFATSVEIDLMDDFLEMERLVALPEADHGNSSTEHDDDLDHASNRDSCSRKQLDTVHLRMAELQERVEKMTTVKVEMEMSLAVTNNQLKDTCDQLVATEGKLVELQRQLNLVNGEKHDLEIELEAAEGKKNDLEIQLESANIENAKLHERINILDRKFAAEEELSAILKVRCQNIEVTESNRKEIELQLELAYGEVAELKGRISLLEGKLEEEKALSTELASRCWKMEVMKGKKEELECQLESANLAIHELQQKVNSLEMKLEEGETFSVELLARCQSMEAINAKKKELESQLTGKQLEVGKLHGKVNILEGKVEEERALSSELAANIEAVEAKRKELVVQLELAHVEVGILQEKLIILEKQVEEERALSADFARKYHQLEHELTSKQQAAESHRSTSSSRVLKARQEKNIALAAGNFAECQKTIASLNQRLKSLANFDDLMLETEPGSNADLLGIRADSRILDPSKENSFP, encoded by the exons ATGGACCGCCGGAGTTGGCTGTGGAGGCGGAAGCCGTCGGACAAGAGCCCTGGCGAGACCGAGAGCTCGGGATCGGTCTCTTCGGAGATGCACTCCGGAGAACAG GAGGTACTGAAGACTTCAAttaattcttctccaaatcatgttCAATCACCAGAGGTTTCGTCAAAGGATGTCAGCCATGAGGACAATGAAACTATAAAGCTTTTGAATGAGAAACTATCAGCTGCTCTTCTGAATGTTAGTGCTAAAGAAGATTTGGTGAAGCAACATGGAAAAATTGCAGAAGAAGCTGTTTTAG GCTGGGAAAATGCAGAAAAGGAGATTTCATCTCTGAAACAGCATCTTGAAGCTGCATCAAGGGAGAACTCATCCCTTGAAGATAGAGTTGTTCATCTTGATGCTGCCCTCAAGGAATGCGTCAGGCAGTTACGGCAGACAAGAGAAGATCAAGAACAGAAGGTCCACGATGCCATCACCAAAAATACCCATGAATGGGAGTCTGAAAAATTGGAGCTCGAAATCCAGCTTACTGAGCTTCAAGCCAAGATGGAAGCTAAAGCTGAAACTACCACCTCTTTTGACTACAGGCTTCGCACAAAGATTGAAATTCTTGAGGAAGAAAATTCTGCTCTTAAAGTTGAACTTGATACGCTTACTGGGAATCTTCAAATGCAGACAATAGATTTGGAGCTCAGCACCAGAACAGCAGAAGCAACTAGCAAACAACATTTGGATAGCATAAGGAAAGTGGCCAGGCTTGAAGCTGAGTGCCGTAGGTTGCGAACTGCAGCACGTAAATTATCATTAGCTAATGAGCACAAGGTCATTTCTAACTCACATTATGTTGAATCTGTCACTGATAGCCAGTCAGATGCAGGTGAACAGTTGTTAAGTCTGGATAATGAGCAAAGTTGTTCAGATTCATGGGTATCAGCTCTAATCACAGAGCTTGATCAGTTCAAGATGGAAAAATCTAGCACGAAATGTTTCGCCACTTCCGTAGAAATTGACCTAATGGATGATTTTCTTGAGATGGAAAGGCTTGTTGCATTGCCCGAGGCTGACCATGGAAATTCTAGCACTGAGCATGATGATGATTTGGACCATGCTTCCAACAGAGACAgctgttcaagaaaacaacttgaTACCGTCCATCTGCGTATGGCTGAGTTGCAAGAGAGGGTTGAGAAGATGACAACTGTAAAAGTTGAAATGGAAATGTCTTTAGCTGTAACGAACAATCAACTGAAGGATACATGCGATCAGCTGGTAGCAACTGAAGGTAAGTTGGTTGAGTTGCAAAGGCAGCTCAATTTGGTTAATGGGGAAAAACATGATCTTGAGATAGAACTAGAAGCAGCTGAGGGAAAGAAAAATGACCTGGAAATTCAACTTGAATCAGCAAATATAGAAAATGCTAAGTTACATGAGAGAATAAACATATTAGATAGGAAATTTGCAGCAGAGGAGGAGTTGTCTGCCATATTGAAAGTGAGGTGCCAAAATATAGAGGTAACAGAATCTAACAGGAAGGAAATAGAACTTCAGCTTGAGTTGGCATATGGTGAAGTTGCAGAGTTAAAAGGAAGGATTAGTTTGCTAGAAGGAAAACTTGAAGAAGAGAAAGCTTTGTCCACGGAACTGGCATCTAGGTGTTGGAAAATGGAAGTGATGAAGGGAAAGAAAGAGGAATTGGAGTGTCAGCTTGAGTCAGCAAATTTGGCAATACATGAACTACAGCAGAAGGTTAATTCACTTGAGATGAAACTTGAGGAGGGAGAGACATTTTCAGTAGAACTTTTAGCCAGGTGTCAAAGTATGGAGGCCATAAATGCAAAGAAAAAGGAACTGGAGTCTCAACTTACTGGAAAACAATTAGAAGTAGGCAAGTTACACGGGAAGGTGAATATATTGGAAGGAAAAGTTGAGGAGGAGAGAGCATTGTCATCAGAACTCGCGGCTAATATAGAGGCTGTAGAGGCAAAGAGAAAGGAATTGGTGGTGCAACTTGAGTTGGCACATGTGGAAGTCGGGATCCTACAGGAGAAGTTGATCATATTAGAAAAACAAGTTGAAGAGGAGAGGGCATTAtcagcagattttgcaagaaagtaCCACCAGTTGGAGCATGAACTGACAAGCAAACAGCAAGCAGCTGAATCGCATAGATCTACAAGCTCAAGTAGAGTGTTGAAGGCTAGACAG GAGAAAAATATTGCTCTTGCTGCTGGGAATTTTGCCGAGTGCCAGAAGACAATAGCCTCTCTTAACCagcggttgaaatctttggcaaaTTTTGATGATCTCATGCTTGAAACAGAGCCAGGGTCGAATGCAGATCTATTGGGTATTAGAGCGGATTCTAGGATATTGGATCCTAGTAAAGAGAACAGCTTCCCATAG
- the LOC103972480 gene encoding patellin-3 translates to MAQATQAKASEAVPAAEFVVAEAPSESEPKEPAAEEKKPEAEEKKTEAQEVASPADEAPAESEPKEPAAEEKKSEAKEKKNEVQEVASPADETAAPDVDPQKKALDELKELVQAALANNEFNPPPPPRPPPTAPAEEQPPIKEELEAAPAEAPASASVKERKPTSEELPKTSEAAPASVVVPLNPEVVEQPAAPVKEEPLLAPAQPAEEKAAEADDDGAKTVKAIEETVVPVAAPPPAAEEVPPAAEDSAKEPPEEDPAPAPAAPPEEVFIWGIPLVGDEKSDTILLKFLQARDFKVKDALAMLKDAVIWRKQFGIEALLEEDVGLPELDKVVYMHGVDKEGHPVCYNVYGELHDKELYEKTFGDADKRRKFLKWRIQYLEKGIREKLDFTPGGISSMVQVTDLKNSPRIGKHRQVTKQAVTLLQDNYPEFIAKKVFINVPWWYLAVNRIMSPFFTQRTKSKFVFAGPSRSAETLFKYIAPEQVPVALGGLSKDDDRDFTAADAATDVSIKPSSKQTIEMPATEACVLVWEVRVLGWEVSYGAEFTPSAEDGYTVILHKTRKLAAVDEPVIKGSFKIGEPGKVVLSIDNPTSKKKLLLYRYKVKSCSESN, encoded by the exons ATGGCCCAAGCAACCCAGGCCAAGGCATCCGAAGCCGTCCCAGCGGCGGAGTTTGTCGTCGCCGAGGCTCCCTCTGAGTCGGAACCCAAGGAGCCTGCGGCCGAGGAAAAGAAGCCCGAGGCTGAGGAGAAGAAAACCGAggcccaggaggtggcatcgcccgctGACGAGGCTCCCGCTGAGTCGGAACCCAAGGAGCCTGCGGCCGAGGAGAAGAAGTCCGAGGCTAAGGAGAAGAAAAACGAggtccaggaggtggcatcgcccgctGACGAGACTGCCGCCCCCGACGTCGATCCCCAGAAGAAGGCTCTCGACGAGCTGAAGGAGCTCGTGCAGGCCGCCCTCGCTAACAACGAGTTCAACCCCCCTCCACCTCCCCGGCCTCCGCCCACGGCCCCGGCGGAGGAGCAGCCGCCGATTAAGGAGGAGCTGGAAGCCGCGCCGGCAGAAGCCCCCGCCTCTGCTTCCGTGAAGGAGAGGAAGCCGACGTCGGAAGAGCTCCCGAAGACGTCCGAGGCCGCTCCTGCATCGGTTGTGGTACCTCTGAATCCGGAAGTGGTGGAGCAGCCCGCTGCACCGGTAAAGGAGGAACCTTTGCTTGCCCCTGCGCAACCGGCGGAGGAGAAGGCTGCCGAGGCTGACGACGACGGCGCCAAGACGGTGAAAGCCATCGAGGAAACCGTCGTCCCCGTGGCCGCTCCCCCTCCGGCAGCCGAGGAGGTTCCTCCTGCTGCAGAGGACTCAGCGAAGGAACCGCCTGAGGAGGACCCTGCTCCGGCACCGGCGGCTCCACCAGAGGAGGTATTCATATGGGGGATCCCTCTCGTGGGCGACGAGAAGAGCGACACCATCCTCCTCAAATTCCTCCAAGCTCGCGACTTCAAGGTGAAGGACGCCCTGGCCATGCTTAAGGACGCCGTCATCTGGAGGAAGCAGTTCGGCATCGAGGCGCTCCTGGAGGAGGACGTCGGCCTGCCGGAGCTGGACAAGGTCGTGTACATGCATGGCGTCGACAAGGAGGGCCATCCCGTGTGCTACAACGTCTACGGTGAGTTACACGACAAGGAGCTCTACGAGAAGACATTCGGCGACGCGGACAAGCGGCGCAAGTTCCTCAAGTGGAGGATCCAGTACCTTGAGAAGGGGATCAGGGAGAAGCTGGACTTCACTCCTGGTGGCATCTCCTCCATGGTTCAGGTGACAGATCTCAAGAACTCGCCACGGATCGGGAAGCATCGGCAGGTCACGAAGCAAGCCGTCACTCTGCTCCAGGACAACTACCCCGAGTTCATCGCCAAGAAG GTGTTCATCAATGTTCCATGGTGGTATTTGGCTGTCAACCGGATAATGAGCCCATTCTTCACACAGAGGACCAAGAGCAAGTTTGTCTTCGCCGGACCATCCAGATCTGCAGAGACCCTGTTCAA ATACATAGCACCTGAGCAAGTCCCGGTTGCACTCGGCGGTCTTAGCAAGGACGATGACCGCGATTTCACCGCTGCTGATGCTGCTACGGATGTCAGCATCAAACCTTCATCCAAGCAAACCATAGAAATGCCAGCCACCGAG GCATGCGTTCTCGTGTGGGAAGTCCGAGTGCTGGGATGGGAGGTTAGCTACGGTGCCGAGTTCACCCCGAGCGCGGAGGACGGGTACACGGTGATCCTGCACAAGACCAGGAAGTTGGCCGCCGTCGATGAGCCCGTGATCAAAGGCTCCTTCAAGATTGGGGAGCCCGGCAAAGTGGTTCTCAGCATCGACAACCCCACGTCCAAGAAGAAGTTGCTCCTTTACCGATACAAGGTGAAGAGCTGCAGCGAATCCAACTGA
- the LOC103972479 gene encoding cytochrome b-c1 complex subunit 8-like, giving the protein MGKTPVRMKAVVYALSPFQQKVMPGLWKDLPGKIHHKVSENWLSATLLLTPVIGTYSYALNSKEKEKLERRY; this is encoded by the exons atggGGAAGACGCCGGTGAGGATGAAGGCGGTGGTGTACGCGCTGTCACCGTTCCAGCAGAAGGTGATGCCCGGGCTGTGGAAGGATCTCCCCGGCAAGATCCACCACAAGGTCTCCGAGAACTGGCTCAGTGCTACCCTATTGCTTACCCCCGTTATCGGCACCTACTC TTATGCTCTGAACTCTAAGGAGAAGGAGAAGCTGGAACGCAGGTACTAA
- the LOC135597810 gene encoding filament-like plant protein 3 isoform X1 — protein sequence MDRRSWLWRRKPSDKSPGETESSGSVSSEMHSGEQQEVLKTSINSSPNHVQSPEVSSKDVSHEDNETIKLLNEKLSAALLNVSAKEDLVKQHGKIAEEAVLGWENAEKEISSLKQHLEAASRENSSLEDRVVHLDAALKECVRQLRQTREDQEQKVHDAITKNTHEWESEKLELEIQLTELQAKMEAKAETTTSFDYRLRTKIEILEEENSALKVELDTLTGNLQMQTIDLELSTRTAEATSKQHLDSIRKVARLEAECRRLRTAARKLSLANEHKVISNSHYVESVTDSQSDAGEQLLSLDNEQSCSDSWVSALITELDQFKMEKSSTKCFATSVEIDLMDDFLEMERLVALPEADHGNSSTEHDDDLDHASNRDSCSRKQLDTVHLRMAELQERVEKMTTVKVEMEMSLAVTNNQLKDTCDQLVATEGKLVELQRQLNLVNGEKHDLEIELEAAEGKKNDLEIQLESANIENAKLHERINILDRKFAAEEELSAILKVRCQNIEVTESNRKEIELQLELAYGEVAELKGRISLLEGKLEEEKALSTELASRCWKMEVMKGKKEELECQLESANLAIHELQQKVNSLEMKLEEGETFSVELLARCQSMEAINAKKKELESQLTGKQLEVGKLHGKVNILEGKVEEERALSSELAANIEAVEAKRKELVVQLELAHVEVGILQEKLIILEKQVEEERALSADFARKYHQLEHELTSKQQAAESHRSTSSSRVLKARQEKNIALAAGNFAECQKTIASLNQRLKSLANFDDLMLETEPGSNADLLGIRADSRILDPSKENSFP from the exons ATGGACCGCCGGAGTTGGCTGTGGAGGCGGAAGCCGTCGGACAAGAGCCCTGGCGAGACCGAGAGCTCGGGATCGGTCTCTTCGGAGATGCACTCCGGAGAACAG CAGGAGGTACTGAAGACTTCAAttaattcttctccaaatcatgttCAATCACCAGAGGTTTCGTCAAAGGATGTCAGCCATGAGGACAATGAAACTATAAAGCTTTTGAATGAGAAACTATCAGCTGCTCTTCTGAATGTTAGTGCTAAAGAAGATTTGGTGAAGCAACATGGAAAAATTGCAGAAGAAGCTGTTTTAG GCTGGGAAAATGCAGAAAAGGAGATTTCATCTCTGAAACAGCATCTTGAAGCTGCATCAAGGGAGAACTCATCCCTTGAAGATAGAGTTGTTCATCTTGATGCTGCCCTCAAGGAATGCGTCAGGCAGTTACGGCAGACAAGAGAAGATCAAGAACAGAAGGTCCACGATGCCATCACCAAAAATACCCATGAATGGGAGTCTGAAAAATTGGAGCTCGAAATCCAGCTTACTGAGCTTCAAGCCAAGATGGAAGCTAAAGCTGAAACTACCACCTCTTTTGACTACAGGCTTCGCACAAAGATTGAAATTCTTGAGGAAGAAAATTCTGCTCTTAAAGTTGAACTTGATACGCTTACTGGGAATCTTCAAATGCAGACAATAGATTTGGAGCTCAGCACCAGAACAGCAGAAGCAACTAGCAAACAACATTTGGATAGCATAAGGAAAGTGGCCAGGCTTGAAGCTGAGTGCCGTAGGTTGCGAACTGCAGCACGTAAATTATCATTAGCTAATGAGCACAAGGTCATTTCTAACTCACATTATGTTGAATCTGTCACTGATAGCCAGTCAGATGCAGGTGAACAGTTGTTAAGTCTGGATAATGAGCAAAGTTGTTCAGATTCATGGGTATCAGCTCTAATCACAGAGCTTGATCAGTTCAAGATGGAAAAATCTAGCACGAAATGTTTCGCCACTTCCGTAGAAATTGACCTAATGGATGATTTTCTTGAGATGGAAAGGCTTGTTGCATTGCCCGAGGCTGACCATGGAAATTCTAGCACTGAGCATGATGATGATTTGGACCATGCTTCCAACAGAGACAgctgttcaagaaaacaacttgaTACCGTCCATCTGCGTATGGCTGAGTTGCAAGAGAGGGTTGAGAAGATGACAACTGTAAAAGTTGAAATGGAAATGTCTTTAGCTGTAACGAACAATCAACTGAAGGATACATGCGATCAGCTGGTAGCAACTGAAGGTAAGTTGGTTGAGTTGCAAAGGCAGCTCAATTTGGTTAATGGGGAAAAACATGATCTTGAGATAGAACTAGAAGCAGCTGAGGGAAAGAAAAATGACCTGGAAATTCAACTTGAATCAGCAAATATAGAAAATGCTAAGTTACATGAGAGAATAAACATATTAGATAGGAAATTTGCAGCAGAGGAGGAGTTGTCTGCCATATTGAAAGTGAGGTGCCAAAATATAGAGGTAACAGAATCTAACAGGAAGGAAATAGAACTTCAGCTTGAGTTGGCATATGGTGAAGTTGCAGAGTTAAAAGGAAGGATTAGTTTGCTAGAAGGAAAACTTGAAGAAGAGAAAGCTTTGTCCACGGAACTGGCATCTAGGTGTTGGAAAATGGAAGTGATGAAGGGAAAGAAAGAGGAATTGGAGTGTCAGCTTGAGTCAGCAAATTTGGCAATACATGAACTACAGCAGAAGGTTAATTCACTTGAGATGAAACTTGAGGAGGGAGAGACATTTTCAGTAGAACTTTTAGCCAGGTGTCAAAGTATGGAGGCCATAAATGCAAAGAAAAAGGAACTGGAGTCTCAACTTACTGGAAAACAATTAGAAGTAGGCAAGTTACACGGGAAGGTGAATATATTGGAAGGAAAAGTTGAGGAGGAGAGAGCATTGTCATCAGAACTCGCGGCTAATATAGAGGCTGTAGAGGCAAAGAGAAAGGAATTGGTGGTGCAACTTGAGTTGGCACATGTGGAAGTCGGGATCCTACAGGAGAAGTTGATCATATTAGAAAAACAAGTTGAAGAGGAGAGGGCATTAtcagcagattttgcaagaaagtaCCACCAGTTGGAGCATGAACTGACAAGCAAACAGCAAGCAGCTGAATCGCATAGATCTACAAGCTCAAGTAGAGTGTTGAAGGCTAGACAG GAGAAAAATATTGCTCTTGCTGCTGGGAATTTTGCCGAGTGCCAGAAGACAATAGCCTCTCTTAACCagcggttgaaatctttggcaaaTTTTGATGATCTCATGCTTGAAACAGAGCCAGGGTCGAATGCAGATCTATTGGGTATTAGAGCGGATTCTAGGATATTGGATCCTAGTAAAGAGAACAGCTTCCCATAG